GACTGGTTGCCGAATACAAGGTTACGCTGCATATTCAGCTCTGCCGGGTCGAAGGCTTCGTAGTTTTTAGGGTTTTTCAGAACACCGTCAGTGTGTATGCCTGATTCGTGTGTAAACATAAATTCGCCTATGACAGGTCTCTGGGGATCAAGGTTTCGTCCGGCAGCCTGTGCCACATATTCGGAGAGTGAGCGCATTGTTTTGGTGTCAAATGCATCATCCATGCCGTACACATGCCTTGATGCCATAATTATCTCTTCAAGCGGTGCGTTCCCTGCACGTTCACCAAGCCCTATAACGGTTGTGTTAACGTGGGTGGCACCTGCACGAACGGCTGCAAGGGCGTTTGCAGTTGCCATGCCGAAATCGTTATGTGTATGAATCTCTATATCCATAGAGGTTATTTCACGTATTTTTGCTGTCAGTTCATAGGTTTTGAATGGGTCGAGGATTCCCACCGTATCACAGAAACGGAATCTGTCTGCTCCGTGGGCTTCGATAGTTCTGATATATTCTGCGAGAAAATCGAAATCGGCACGGGAGGCATCTTCTCCGCCTACTGATATATATAAGTCATGGTTTGCGCAAAAATCGAGCACCGATTTCACCTGATCCAGTATCCATCCCCTTGTCTTGTTCAGTTTGGTGTTTATCTGCACATCAGACATAGGCAGTGATATCTCAATTGAGTTTGCGCCCGCAGCTATGGAGGCCTGTACATCTCCTATCAAAGCTCTGTTCCATGCTATGATACGTGCATCCAGTCCGAGTTCCATTATTGATTCAAACATACGGGATTCTGCAAGCCCCATAACCGGTATGCCCGCTTCTATCTCCTGAACGCCGATAGCGTCCAGATGTTTTACTATTGTGAGCTTCTCTTTTCGTGAGAATGCCACACCAGGGGTCTGCTCCCCGTCTCTGAGTGTTGTGTCGTCTATAATCATAATACACCCCGCTTATGTCAGAATAGTATGCAAAGAGTGTGCCAGAGTTACGGGATATGTCGGGACATAGCTAAAATGTAGCAGAGAAGGGCTTTCCAGCCTATATGCAGAAATCTGAAACGTTACACTCATTACACTGCACCGGTTACCAAACAGACAATTTGTCAGGAATCTGACATTAAGCATACGGTGAAACCCTTGATATCAGGGACTTGTTGAACTGGCATAAAGGTTGCTTTGATAAAGGCGGAGGCGGAACATGCAAAAAGACGCAATAAGAGAAAAGATAGAAAAGCACCCTTGTTACTGCAAAGATGCTCACGACAAATACGCAAGGATACACCTCCCTGTCGCTCCTGCGTGTAACATACAGTGCAACTACTGTAACAGAAAGTATGACTGCTCCAATGAATCAAGACCCGGTGTTACAAGCGGTGTTCTGAACCCTGAACAAGCACTTGAAAAAGTAATAATGATAGAACAGTCCTTAGAAAACCTGTCCGTTGTGGGTATTGCCGGTCCTGGTGATGCGCTTGCGAACCCCACTGCCACGTTTCAGACACTTCGTCTGCTGAAGGCATACAAAGCAGAGCTTATACCCTGCATCAGCACAAACGGACTCAACCTCCCGGACTATATAGACGAAATAGAAGAGCTGGGCATAAGCCACGTAACGGTTACAATGAACGCTGTTGACCCTGAAGTAGGGCAGCATATATACAGCTGGATACATCACGAAGGTGTAACATATCACGGTGTGGAGGCCGCTGCAAAGCTTCTTGAAAGACAGCTTCAGGGGGTAGAGATGCTCGTTGAGAGGGGCATCCTGGTTAAGATCAACACCGTTCTTATACCTGGTATAAATGACAGCCACATAACAGAAGTTGCAAAAAAGATTAAAGAACTGGGTGTTTTTATACACAACATCCTGCCTCTGATGAGCAAGCCTGAGTATGGAACAAAATTCGCCAAGGATGGTGTTCCGGAACCGGATATAAAGATGATAGCCAAAGCACGCTTTGACTGTGCAGAAATCATGGGCGGTTTCGACAATGTTATGCAGCACTGCCGTCAGTGCAGGGCAGATGCCATAGGTAAGCTCGGACAGGACTTCGACATCAACTCGCTTAGCGATGAGATCATAAACAACTCCTCAGCGGTGAAGGCACAGGTGATGAACATTCATCGTGCCTTCTCCTCTAAAGCTGTTCAGGAGAGAACATCCAAAGCTTCGAGAAATAGAATGGTGCTGGTTGCAGTAGCTACAGAAAATCAGTATTTCTCGGACGTTACTTTTAAAAATGCCCGTACATTTTATGTATACGAAGTGTCAGGCTGGGGGGCTCACTTGCGTGAGATAAGAACCCTTCGGTATGACGACTCTGATGCATGTATAAAGTTGTCTGGACATCTTCGTAATGTTCAGGAGCTTCTGAATGACTGTTCTGTGATGGTTTGCAGTGTTGCCGGAAAGAGCGCAGTAGACGAGATGCGCAGAAGAGGCATCATCATAGACACTACAGGCGGACACAAAGTGCTGGAAGATGCAGCGTGGCATACCGGCATGAAAAGACTGAAAGACAGTAGAGTCACAGCATAACCTCAGCATGAAAAAAGATGGGAGTCTGAATATGCAGTTACAACAAAACTTATCCGGCGGTTCAACATCTGCTGACATCGCCGCACTTTTGAAAAATGACGGTTACAAACTTATCAAAGGGGTTTGTGAAGACATTGATGTAGGAAACATTACAACAAGTATGATGATCCGGTCGGGGAAGAGACTCGTTTCTCTGCTCATACCAAACGGTGAAGCGAAGATATCCGGTGCTGAAGTAGGGAGACCGATATATTGTCTGATCAAAGGGAAGGATATTTATGTGTTCCGAGACATAAAATACATGATGAACAAAATACTTGATAAATAATCAAGTTCTATTGCGGGGAGTGTACAGGCATTGTGTCACCCCAATCAAACCCGTTGCCTGTTCACGCTGGGGGGCGGTTCACCCCCCTCCCCGATTTTTTATATTTCGTAAACTCTTATCAGGTTTGTTGATCCTTCGGAACCGAGGGGGATGCCGGATGTTATTACTATTCTGTCGCCTTTTCCGGCAAAACCTTTCGCTACTGCCATTTCTGCTGCACTGGAGAACATCTCCTCTGCTTCTTCAAAAGCTTCGCTCAAGCCTGGTATAACGCCCCATGATATATTAAGTTTTCTGTAAGTTCCCAGTTTGGATGTGAGTCCCAAGATAGGGCATTCCGGACGGAACCTTGCGACACTTCTTGCGGTGAACCCTGAGTTTGTATAAGCGACAATTGCCTTTGCGCCCAGATCTTTTGCAAGCCAGCTTGCAGACCTTCCAACTGCCCATGCTACAGTCTTATCTGAAACATGTTCGCTGCTTGCGATATCAAGGTTGTACTGAATGTTTTCTTCTGTGGCAAGAGCTATTCTGTTCATAACATTGACAGATTCCAACGGGTATTCTCCTGAAGCAGTTTCCTCTGAGAGCATAACTGCGCAAGTGCCGTCAAATATCGCATTAGCCACATCCGTACACTCGGCACGGGTTGGACGGTAGTTAGAGACCATGCTTTTGAGCATTTGGGTGGCTGTGATAACAATTTTGCCCTCTTTGCGTGCAGCTCTTATAATCTGTTTCTGTATGACAGGGACTTCATAAAGAGACATCTCAACGCCGAGGTCACCTCTTGCAACCATAACGCCGTCAACCATTTCAAGTATTTCGTCTATATTCTGAACTGCCTGCGGTTTTTCTATTTTTGCTATCAGCATCGGTTTGTTTTTATCACGTTTGATCATATCGCTTATCTTTACAAGATCGGCTGCACTGCGTACGAAAGAGAGGGCAACAATATCCACCCCTTTTTTCAAGCCGAACTCAAGGTCTTTTCTATCCTTTTCGGTAAAGGCGACGACGCTGAGGCTTGAGCACGGCATATTGACGCCTTTCTTAGAGAAGGCTGTGCCTCCATTGAGCACTCTGCATGTAGCGTTGTGTCCTTTCAGGTCTTCCACCATAAGGTCCATTGCTCCGTCTGCCAGAAGTATCCTGTCGCCCACAGAGAGGTCTTTTGCCAGATGTTCGTACTGAACAGGAATGACACCTTCGGAGGCAAAGTTTTCAGATGCGAGTACGCAGGTATCACCGGGGTTTAGCTTTATTCCTTCTTCCGGCAGTTCTCCAAGTCTTATTTTAGGGCCGCATAAATCCTGTAAAATGCTGACACAGATACCTTTTTCTTCTGCCAGTTCACGGACGATGTCAATTATGGCGCCGTGGCTTTCGTGTGTTCCGTGGGAGAAGTTCAGGCGTACAACGTTCATTCCTGCATCTATCATGTCTGAGATAGTTCCTCTGTCGAATGAAGATGGTCCCAGTGTTGCAACAATTTTTGTTTTTCTCATTTAGTGGCTCCTTGCTGAGTGCATATAAAAGAATAGTTTATGTTTCATTAACTTACAACACGAGTTTGATTAAATTAACATAAAATTTATATTTATATTTCACTTGT
This window of the Denitrovibrio acetiphilus DSM 12809 genome carries:
- the pyk gene encoding pyruvate kinase, translated to MRKTKIVATLGPSSFDRGTISDMIDAGMNVVRLNFSHGTHESHGAIIDIVRELAEEKGICVSILQDLCGPKIRLGELPEEGIKLNPGDTCVLASENFASEGVIPVQYEHLAKDLSVGDRILLADGAMDLMVEDLKGHNATCRVLNGGTAFSKKGVNMPCSSLSVVAFTEKDRKDLEFGLKKGVDIVALSFVRSAADLVKISDMIKRDKNKPMLIAKIEKPQAVQNIDEILEMVDGVMVARGDLGVEMSLYEVPVIQKQIIRAARKEGKIVITATQMLKSMVSNYRPTRAECTDVANAIFDGTCAVMLSEETASGEYPLESVNVMNRIALATEENIQYNLDIASSEHVSDKTVAWAVGRSASWLAKDLGAKAIVAYTNSGFTARSVARFRPECPILGLTSKLGTYRKLNISWGVIPGLSEAFEEAEEMFSSAAEMAVAKGFAGKGDRIVITSGIPLGSEGSTNLIRVYEI
- the nifV gene encoding homocitrate synthase, which codes for MIIDDTTLRDGEQTPGVAFSRKEKLTIVKHLDAIGVQEIEAGIPVMGLAESRMFESIMELGLDARIIAWNRALIGDVQASIAAGANSIEISLPMSDVQINTKLNKTRGWILDQVKSVLDFCANHDLYISVGGEDASRADFDFLAEYIRTIEAHGADRFRFCDTVGILDPFKTYELTAKIREITSMDIEIHTHNDFGMATANALAAVRAGATHVNTTVIGLGERAGNAPLEEIIMASRHVYGMDDAFDTKTMRSLSEYVAQAAGRNLDPQRPVIGEFMFTHESGIHTDGVLKNPKNYEAFDPAELNMQRNLVFGNQSGLAVLKYILEQEGIVLESYQLTGLLHEAKKLARKNKAVLNKAQVIGLYSKVCNVVRDTTA
- the nifB gene encoding nitrogenase cofactor biosynthesis protein NifB, producing the protein MQKDAIREKIEKHPCYCKDAHDKYARIHLPVAPACNIQCNYCNRKYDCSNESRPGVTSGVLNPEQALEKVIMIEQSLENLSVVGIAGPGDALANPTATFQTLRLLKAYKAELIPCISTNGLNLPDYIDEIEELGISHVTVTMNAVDPEVGQHIYSWIHHEGVTYHGVEAAAKLLERQLQGVEMLVERGILVKINTVLIPGINDSHITEVAKKIKELGVFIHNILPLMSKPEYGTKFAKDGVPEPDIKMIAKARFDCAEIMGGFDNVMQHCRQCRADAIGKLGQDFDINSLSDEIINNSSAVKAQVMNIHRAFSSKAVQERTSKASRNRMVLVAVATENQYFSDVTFKNARTFYVYEVSGWGAHLREIRTLRYDDSDACIKLSGHLRNVQELLNDCSVMVCSVAGKSAVDEMRRRGIIIDTTGGHKVLEDAAWHTGMKRLKDSRVTA